The genomic window CGGCCTCGGCGGCCCCGACCCGCAGAACCGCGAACAGCTCCTCGTCCACCCCACGGGCACGCTCTACAACCGGCCCTCGGCCCGCACGGCGATCCCGAACTTCTTCCTCGCGGGTGACTACGTCCGCACCGACGTCGACCTGGCGACCATGGAGGGCGCCAACGAGTCCGCGCGCCTGGCCGTCAACGCGCTGCTCGACGCGGACGAATCGGACGCCGAGCGCTGTCAGATCCAGGAGCTGTACCGGCCCCCGGAGATGGAACCCCTGAAACGGGTCGACGAGACCCGCTACCGGCTGGGCCTGCCCAACACCTTCGACCTGGGGTGAGAGGCGCCCTGCGGGCCCCCTGAGGCCCGCTGTGCGGGCAGCCCGGAGGGCCGCTGTCCCCAACGGGAGAGCGGCCCTCCGGAAAACGCCTGGGCGACCGTGCGGTCAGAGCACGCGCACCGCACCCGTCGCCGGGTAGCCGGAGAGGTCCTGGATGACGACGCCCTTGGAGGGGTTCGCCGCGTCGAGGTACTGGCCGTTCCCGACGTAGACACCCACGTGGTACGCGGAGCCCTTCGAGCCCCAGTACAGGATGTCGCCGACCTGGAGATTCGACAGGGAGACCTCGGTGCCCTGCATCGACTGGTCCTGGGAGACCCGGGGGAGGTCCACGCCGACCTGCTTGAACGCGGCCTGGACCAGCGAGGAGCAGTCCCACGCGTTGGGGCCCGCGGCACCCAGGACGTACGCGTCGCCGAGCTGCGCCTTGAGGAAGCCGATGACCGTGCCGACACTGCCAGTGGCGGGCGCCGTCGTGGTCGTCGTCGACGAGTTGGACGTGAGGGTGGTCCGCTCACTGTCCCGCGAGGCACGCTCGGCGGCAGCCTTGCGCTCGGCCTCCTCGGCGGCCTTCTTCCGTGCCTCTTCCTTCTTGGCCTTGGCGAGGTCCTTCTCTGCCTGCTCGGCCGCCTCCTCGGCGGCCGTTTCACGCTCGGCCTGCAGTTGGTAGTCGGCCGCCATCGCCTGCGTGGCGTCCGCGGACTGCGCGGCCTGCGTGGCCAGGTCGGCCGTGAGGGTGGGCAGTTCGAGCGTCTGCGTCACCGGCTCCGCGGCGAACGCGGCCGTGGACGCGCCGGCCACTGCCACGGTGCTGAGAACGCCACCGGCAACTCCGGCGCGCATCGCGATCGAGGACGCGTTGCGGCGGGGTTTCCGGTGGCTGCGTATGTGAGCGGTGTGGGACATGGGAACAAGCGATACCAGCGACTCCTCCATACCTTCAAGAAACGTGTGCTGCGCCACAGTTGTTCAACAGGGGGCCCAAATTTCCTGTGCGTCACTCTTTATTGACGCCGTAACGGACATTGCGGACGCGACTGATCAAGCCCGTGATCATGCGCTTTCGCGATTACGCCCGAATTGCCCTGCGTTTACCATCGATTGCGGCGAGTGGCCAGGCCGGTGGATTTGATCTCGCTGTGATGTGGCGCAGGTCACATCATGGTCACCGATCCGGGCGCGTTTCGCGCGGGATCGACCGGCTCCGGCGCTCGTGAATGTGTGCACGCGTCCACATCGGTCACCGGGCCTCCCTCTGGCGTGTGAACGCGGCGCACTATCAAGCGGCCCGGTCCAGCACCAATTTGCATGCAGCGGAACTCTCTTGATATAGAGACGCCCCTCGTGACCAGCGGCGACGAATGAAAATGTCACTTCTGGTG from Streptomyces sp. DSM 40750 includes these protein-coding regions:
- a CDS encoding C40 family peptidase; the protein is MEESLVSLVPMSHTAHIRSHRKPRRNASSIAMRAGVAGGVLSTVAVAGASTAAFAAEPVTQTLELPTLTADLATQAAQSADATQAMAADYQLQAERETAAEEAAEQAEKDLAKAKKEEARKKAAEEAERKAAAERASRDSERTTLTSNSSTTTTTAPATGSVGTVIGFLKAQLGDAYVLGAAGPNAWDCSSLVQAAFKQVGVDLPRVSQDQSMQGTEVSLSNLQVGDILYWGSKGSAYHVGVYVGNGQYLDAANPSKGVVIQDLSGYPATGAVRVL